CATTATTTTTTATCGAGTGATTGCGACATAGAGTCGCTCTTAACATGCAATTCTTTTCTTCTGCTCACTAGATGCTACACTTAGACCAACTATTACATGTAAAAGGATGATGTGGATGTGGAAGGCACTATTATTTAATTCTGTTTGGATGGGCATCACAATACCAATTCTTTTGAGTATTACTTTTACAATTTTACACCCTCTATTCGTTTCTGGTAATAATGGTGTTCTCATGATTGTCGTTACTTTAATCATTGGCATAATCGATGTTTACCTAGCAATTCGGATTTGGACATGGATCGAAGAAAAGTCCTACAAACGAAAACGATACATGTGAGTGCAGCCTAACGGATGAACACTTTAAAAAGTCGCTTTATCTTTTTTCTTTGCCATTAGTCTGTTTTTTCTTTTTGGAGGCTGATAATTCGCTTCAAGTTGACCGCGATGATCGCCATCACGCTCTGCAATGTCATGCCTTTTAGGTCTGACGTTTTGTTTCGCGCCAAACCATACGTATTCTTCAGTTGATTGTTCTTGGATTCAATCGCGTATCGTTTACGACGATACGTTTTGAATTCGTCAGTCTGTTCGTACTCAAGCTGATCGCTGTGCTCCCTTGACTTCAACGATACGCTATACGTTTTAGATTTTGCCCCATCTTTATAACATCCTTCGCGCAACGGACAACATTTACATAGTACGATATCGAAAAAGTGTGTCTCTTGTTGACTTGCACCTACATTCTTTTTGCCTGTTCGAGACTTTCGGACGGCCATGTGCCCGGCAGGGCAGACGTAGCGGTTTGCATCTTTATTATAGGTGAACCCCTCAGCTCGATTCGTGGAGACAGAAAAGACCCGTGGATTCAATGGAGCGACGAGCTTACATCCTTGCGAAGCGACAGAAACTAGGTTCTCACGACTAGAATAGGCAGAGTCACCCACAATGTAGTCGAACTCGGCGCCAGCTATATGGCTCTTCTCAACCAGGCTGGTCAGTTGAATGCCATCTGCCGCTTCGTCGGACGTCACGATAACAGCTGTGATCACGCCATCCTCGGTCATTGCGAGATGATGTTTGTAACCAAAGAACGAGGAGTCAGCGCTTTTATGCCCGGTCCGGGCATTCTTGTCCCTTGATACCCGCAACTCGAAGTGTGCATCCTCCGTCAGTTCACGGACACGGTTCACCCGAGCCCGAATGTGCTCCCGTGATATCAATTCAGGCATTTCGGATTCAACAGTTTCAGCTACAGCGAGCGCATACGCCAAGAGTTGGTCGATATCTGCTTCATCCACTTTCTCTGGGAAACGTCCTTTCGTGTTGTCATTTTCTTGATAACATGCCTGCCGAAGCCGTTTCGCCTCTTCGATGACAACCTGCTTAATCGGTTTTTGTCCGTATCGAGCACGAGAATGGGTCGAATCAACAATCAACGTCCGACTATTTAGAACGCCCATCTCTTTCGCGATCCGTACTGTGTACGCAATCAACTGATCGAGTAGCTCGTCATTATCCATACGCTGACGCCGGAATTTTGTGAGCGATGAAGGATTAATGACATCCTCCTCCGGTGCCAAATCCAAAAAATATTTATAGGCAAGATCAGTTTTCGCCCGTCTGACGAGGTCGACATCGGACAGGTTTGAGTAGGCTTTCAGAAATAGATATTTAAACATCCGAACGGGATGGACCGCCATCCGTCCGTTATCATGGCAATACGTGTCCGCGAGCAATTCTGTAATGAAATCAAAAGAGACGAGGTCGTGAATGAGACGTAACTCATCATCCGCGGGGATTAACAAATCATAGAGAGCCCGATAAGGGCTCGGCGGCATATTCGGCAGGTCGGGCATCATCGAAATCGCCTCCAAATGTATTGATTTCAGCCAGTATAGTCTGGAATGGCATTCATGTACAGTAACCTCGTAGCAAAAGGCTGGTCGATCGAAAAATAAGAACAGAGGAGCATAGATCCCTTCGGGACGACGCTCCTCTGTTTAAAATTATATGAGGTTTTTCAGTGCCTTCGTATTGAACCGGAGTCATTTTTGTCGTTTTCAGATGTCACGATACCCTCCACAAGGAAAAAATAAAAAATCCCAAAATTGTATTATGAAATATATAATATATGGTAGAAGATATTTATTGAAAATGACATTTTTTAATGTCATGAAATGAGGATATAAAAATATGAATTACATAGAACACTTAGAAGCCCATTGTGGTGAAAGTACTGGTCACCTTGAGATGGAAGAATTACAAGATCATGCGATTCAATTGTTGCAGTTTCAAAATGCACCGTTTGCGAATGCGAATACCGTGACATCACTTGGATTATTGCATCACCCATTGCAATTCGAGAACGGTGCCATCGTCCATCAAGAAGTGATGATATCCGTCATGCAACCAGATGCCGAGTCGGATTTGATTGAATTGGTTTATCGCTTGACGCTAGAAGCATTGAAAACTGGACACGCATATGATTTAGGCGAGTACTTACCAATGCCGGATGGGTTGTTATCGAAGTACGGCTTCGCTGCCCTATATGTGACGATACCGTTCTACTTTGAAGAATCATTTCAAGTCTATAAAGGGAACGCAGCGTTCGGGGAACCGGAGGCGGCGTTACCCGTCTGGTTCGTACCGATCTTTGCTTCGGAAGTCGCATACATCGGACAATACGGTACTGAGGAATTTAATGAGATGATGTATGAAACTGAGATGCAGCTACTTAATTTAAAGCGACATCCGCTTGTGGGAGACGATGAAGCGATCGAAGCATTGAACGCTAAGAGACAACTCTTCGTTCTCGAGTGTGAAATCACGGATGCGTTTTTTAAAGACGAGATCCAACGACCGTTAGTACTAAATGGACCGTTAGCGAAGGCGTATCACATGAGTGTTGAATCGGGAGAACAGGGCGATACAGATCAAAATGAAACTTTTCTGTTTGATTTTCTAAATCATCAAAATCGTTTTCCGATCTACGCGACCTTTTTTGCTTTTGAAGAGGAAGACCAAGACAACAAAGCATTCTTCACGAAGCATCATATGTCGTTCACTTCACATGTCTTGTCTAGACAAAAACAAACGAACGGATGGTTACGAGGAAAACGAACATCGACAAGGGAGAGTCATTACTTCACGATCAAGATTGAAGATACTAAGATGCTCGAACTCATCCTTGAGCACGCTTGTGGAGCCGGAATGATGAACGAACTGTTCATGTTTTCGTATTCCGATCATCTGTCAATTCAACAAGAGGTCGAAACGACGTACCGAAAAACACGTGTCTTAGAAGATCGATTCGTTTATCCGGAGGATACGACCGTCGTGATTGTCGGTCATGATGGTGAAATGCTTTATCTGCTCTCGAACGAAGAACATTTCGCATATGATCTTCGGACGGACTGGGCGAAACGACTGCGACAACAGTTACCAAGCGATACGGTGATTCGCCAGCTGAATGGAGAATTGTTCGCAGACCTATAAGAAATGGAGGAGCGGCATGCAACTCATCAAACCAATTAACGACCAGAATCATTTTTGGCTGTTTGAGAAGGATGGACGGACACTCTACACCTTTCATGGCATCATGGGAGAGCGGTTAGAAGAACCAATGAGCCAGCAAAAGTTCTCGCGCTTTTTTAATCTGGATGCCTACATTCGAGAACTCGTAGCTGAGAAAGAAAAGGACGGATACTCGGTCGTTCAAGAAGCGGATTACCACGAAGTTGTCGTCGAGATCTTTTGTCAGGATACAGAGTATGACGTCATCTTTGAGCATCGTTCGAGCATTGAAGAAGACCTCAATGGATTTCTTTTTCAAATCGGCAACGGGTATTTTTTTGAAGATGAATTTGGTCCAGAAGCGATCGAATTTGTCCTTCATATCTTGGAGCCGTCTTATATCGTTGAACCCGTCATTGATTATTTTAAGGAGCAGTTTAATCTGAAGAAAATCCGAATGGGGCAGGCAAAAGTTCATTATGGCAGACGATTGACCGGGCTTTATCCCACAGGAAAGAATTTTAACCGGAAAAATTGAACGATGACGACACAGATAGGAGGAACAGTATGAACGAACTGACAATCGACGAATACTCTTTTCAGTCGAAGAGTATCCAACGTATGCTTCAGACATCCGAAATCAACGTGCTCAATCAATTACAAACCATCTACGAAATCATGTGTTATGACCATACAGTAGGTAGTTTTACCAGTGAATTGACGGAGGAGGTATTGTATGGCACGCTAGTTCGCTTCAATCATTTTCCTTTATATATCACGACTAATTTTGATGAGATTCGAGAAGATGAAATGGACCTCTTAGAGCGTTTAAAATTGCGCCCATTCGTTTGCCACGAACATCCCCGGTACGAAGGCGATCATCGGTATACCAGTTTTTATTGCTGTATCGAAGTGTTGGATGCGAATGATCTGCGTTTCGTTTTAGAAGAGTCCTTTTTTCGAGCTGCTTATAGTGAAACGTTCCTCATCACGTTCGCACGACCTACGTTTGAGTTGAAGACTTCTGGGATATGGATCTTTAAAGAAGCGAAATACACGCATGTAGTTGATGCACGTGATGGATTACCGTTCATCCTTCCGTCGCATGATGCGCTCGGTTTCATGTGGTTTTCGAATGGAGATGCCTTTCAAACCGTCGATCAACTAAAAGCGATTTTACCAACGGATTATCAGATTGATCATTTACTAAATACCTACGATTAATTCAATTGAAGATAAAGGGAGTCATACAGAATGACATATCAAAGTGGATTACCTGGCGTTACGGAAGAGAGACTACAAGAAGTAGAGGCAGTACTCGGCTTCGAGCTTCCGAAAGAACTACGAAACTGCTACAAGCGCGAAAACAAGTTCAATGTCGGTGAATGGGAGTTTCATCCGATCAAGGACGAGAAGTATATCAAGCGAACATGGGACGACCTTGTTCGTATCAATTTGACAGATGCAGAAGAGTATCCAGAAGGGTTCTTGCGGATTGCGGCGGACGGAACAGGTGACGAACTCGGATATCAGTTACCGGACACAGAGACGATCGTCTTGTGGGACCACGAAGAACAAGAACTATTTCCGGTAGCACCGACGTTGAATGCGTTCGTTGAAAAGGAACAACAAATGGAACAGAGTGCGGAACAAGCAGAAGACTTCTTACAGACAGTTCTCGAGACGGGTGCTGTCTATGGTCTATCGAAGTTGGAACAGTCGGGTTGGGCGTACTGTCCGTCGAATCAAGAGGAAACGGACGTCCTATTATTCTTTTCGACGGATGCGGCGGCAAAAGCACTGCAGACGAAGGAATGGGCGAACTATCATCTGATTCGCTTAGACCTGGATTTGTACATGAATGGCTGGTTACCGAACATGATTAACGACGGACTGTATTGTGGCTTGAACTGGGGACCGGAGCTCGTCGGACTTGAGCTAGATCCAGAAGATGTCCTAGCAGATCTGGAGAGTTAACATGATTCAGACACTCAGTAAACAGGTGGATGGCATTACGTACTTTTGGTACTTGTATCGTGATGGTCGAATCATCCAAATCTATCACGGTGTCACCGAGCAATGGAAGCTTGATCAAGATGTCAGCGATGAGAAGGAAGAACAGTACTCGACGAGGCGTCAAGCGAAACGACGGATGGAGGAACTAATTGCTGAAAAGCAAGCGGAAGGATACAAGCAGGATGATATTTACGGGATACAACCTGGACGAGAGGAACGCGAGAAGTTTCGACGACGGACGTCCTGGTTCGCCTATCTTCTGGTGGGACTAGGTCTGTTTCAGTTCGTGACACCGTTCTCTGTCTTACCAATTGTAGTATTTGGAATGGGTATTCCCTTGATGTTTTTAGCTTTTCTCGGTAAAGGTTATCTTCCTACATGGCTTCGAATTGTCTGCTTCATTAGTTACTTTTTCATGCACGTGATTCATCAGCAGGAATCGTATATCCCGTATCTTTTCCCGATTCTTTCGATAGGCACGGGAATACTATTATGGTTTCATCTTCGAAAAACGAGACAACAAATGAAAGTGGAGTAATGACATTTTTAAAAGGAGATGAAACATGTTACTTCTAGATAAGTTACTACAAGATCCTGCCGTTTCTGAGGTACCACGTTTACATAGTGCTCTTCTTGCGAAAGATCGCGGTTTGCGAAAAGCGTGGTTAGTACATATGGAGAGGTTCATTGAAAAAGCGAATACATGGAACTTCGAGCGACAGCGGATGTTTGTGAGTTGGTTATTGTCTACCTGTGAAGGAGAGACAGAAGCTTCGTTCCTATTGATTCATCCGCTAAAAGAACGTCTTCTAAAACCGACTTTGAAGAAGTGGATGAAAGAGATGCCGGATGACGTCCGACCGTATCGTTGGTATGGTCTTTTCTTTGATGAAGATGACCGTTACATCTACTTACAAGAAGCGATTACGCGAGGGGGAAGACAGGAGCAGTTAGCAATTGAGAAGATGATTGATCATCACTTGTATGGACTTTGGTATTCTTTCCACCATCTCAATGAAGACTTGTATTTAGGAGAAATAGAAGAGGATGCAGCAACCTTAACAGAGACTTGGTTGTTAATCGAGCAACTCGAAGATGCGGTTTTGAAATCGGAATGTATTAACGAATGGCAGAAAATGAATCAAACCTTAACGGATTGGGTTCGTTTCCGGCAAGAGCAAACCACCGGATTCATGGAGTGGCGTCTGCAACAAGAATCAAAGGATTGAGTTTGATTAATCCCATGACATTAGCAAGTTGGAAATGTCCTCTCCGTTATATTTAAGAAAGAGGTATACACCATGAAAAAACTAGGCACGTTTACAAGTCACAAAGGGAATTTGATTGTCTCGGATCCTGCTTTCCTTGAGCCGGATATAGAATACAACGTGACAATTCCAGTTGAACAAGGTTCGATTTGGACGGTCTTCTATGACGAAGATGAGTTCGAATCAATCAATTTGCTTTACCTAACAATGAATGAAGAAACGAAGATGGATCCATCCGATTTCGAGCCGTTATCCGATCTAGTCGTCGTCGATTCAGCGCAGCTCGTCATCATGAACACAGCGGATTACGGGAGACGGGAAGCCATTGATTGGGAGATTCGAAATACGCTAGAGTTCGACGAAGAAATCGACCCGTTCTATATCGCAATCTCAGATGAAATGATGGAAGACGAGATCTTCCTGTTTCCGTTCGGTGTCGCCGTTCAGTTAATGGGGGATGGACACTATGAAGTCCTCGTCCGACGAGAAGACGAGAACGTGACAGGGATCGCGATCGTCCTTGGGGAACATGAGGCTTTTGAAGAACACGATGACGAGGAAGACGTGTCACTAGAAGACGTTGAAATGCCGCTCATCAAGAAAGAAAGACATCCATCAGGATCTGATGATAGGTTTCTGGCGAATGTGCTAGCTTCCATGGAGAGATTCTATGGAAAAGACCACAAAAAACTAAAGTACAGCATTCTAATCGAGGGGCAAAAGGTAAGGCATGAGCTTTGTTTGTATGATCGCTTACCAAAAATTCAAAGCTACCGAGTGTCCGTTGAGAGTCCTTGTCCGGAAGCCCGTATTCAAGCATTCGAGACCGATCATTTCGCGATTCCGGAGTGGTATAAAAATATTTTGCGAGTCTGTAACGGGGTACGTTTTACCGAAGAGTTGAACTTATACGGTATACCGCTGGCGAGCTGGAACGGGTTATCGCATGAGATCCAAGACAATCTTTCGGTTAGTCTTGATGAATACGCGTTAACCGAGTTCGATGCGATCCGCGACAAATACTTCTTTTTTGGTTCGTCGTTTAGACAGGACGAATACTATGCAGTATTAAAAGAGCGTCCAGACGAAGCTGTCTATTGCTTCGACTATAGAACGTTAAAACTCAAACCGAAGGCAACGACTTTCCAAGATATCGTCCGTGATGCGTGGCGCGCGTGTAATCTGAAAGCACTCCATAAAAGAATGTGAGGATAATCTCATGAAAATAATCTATTCCCATGAAGACTTACTCGCTCTCGAAGATCCCTTTGAATATGAGGTAGGATTGCCGATCCGCATCAGAGAACTGCCGGCTTCCGTCATCGAAGAGGAGATTCCGGATAGCCGCGAACATTTGGATCGTCTTCTAAAAGATGGTTATACATTGGTCATTCAGAAACCGCGAATTCCAACCCTGCCCGTATTCGCAGGGTTATCCTTGATAGCGGAGAATACGACTATGAAATTGTATATTTACCAGGCAAATCATTGTGAGGATGCGTTATGGGATGTTCTGTCCAAAAATGAATACGATCGGTACTGGGCTTATTTTTTATTGAAAAAAATCGAAGGTGTCAGATTCGAATTGCCTTATACGCAACCATTACAACACTTACTCAGACTCACTCATCTTGGTACGAATCAACTCGTGTATCTACAGTTTGAAACGTATCGAAGCGTGACGTGTCAGTGGGATTGAAAAAAGGAGATTCTTCATGAAAATGTATATCGAAGAGCATATCGATGCGACACGCGTCTACCCTTGGCTTGCGGATGCGAGTTCATCGATTCGTTGTCTATGCGTAGTCGGTGAAATGCTTTTGTTTCCAGAAGACATCGTCCAATTCAAACAAATCAGTAGTGAGATGTTCCGTGATGAGCTAAAGCAAAAGCATGCATTGAGTACCTATCGCTTTTATATAGTAGTGTGTGTCGGAAATGAGTTTCAGTCCAAAAGAATCTTTGATTATTACAAGCTGTGGCGTTTGCTCGAACGAGAAGAGATGCTCGAGGGCTTCACCTCCCGAATGGAAGTAGCGGTTAAAGTGGGCAAAGAACCGTACTACGTTGGGATTGCTGAATTTGGTATCGAACAGCTCTCGACAGCTATCGAGATGATTAGTGATTCTCCAGCTATGTATATCATTATTTGTGCGAATCATGATCGACCGTCACACTGTCAGGAGTTACTTGATCAGGTGCTCGACATCGGCTTAACAGAAAGTGGAGGTTTGCCAGTCGTCGAGATGGTCACGACACTGACCGCACAAGGTTATGCCGTCTGCACGTGGGGAAGTTCGAGTGAAGAACAGGAACTACAGTGTTTTTATACGGCAGCCTTCTTATAACAATGTAGAAAGAAGGAATTCGATGAGTCTGCGTGGCGTATCGTTTGAAATTCCGAATGAACCGGGACGTGTCTTGCTCGACATATTAAGTGCGATTGAGATGAAGGCGTATGATTGGTTTCTTCGTAACTTTGATTTTCCGATCCAAACCATGGATGGGGAGTTGTATGACAGTTTAGAAGAGTTTTCAATCGATCGGATAGCGACAGGACATGAACTAGCGAAATGGCTAAGGGGAACAAGCAATTACCTAATCTTTGCTGAATTGTTTGCATTTCAAGGTGGTCAGACTGAAGAAGTGGGAACGACGTATGAGTGGTTTCAGGAAAGCAATTGTCAAATCGCGATTTTGGTGTATGACTGCACATACGTAGATATCTATTGTAAGGAGAAGCACGTATCTGAAGCGTTTTATGAGAATGCGATGAAACGTGGGTATACCGGAATCGAGTGGGTGACCGATGATAATGATCCTCGGACTCGTTTGTCGGTATGGGCAGAATAAGACACTGTTCAGACGAACAGATGTAATCTGTAAGCGTTTAAGGTGAGAGCTATGAACTACGAAGTTTTGATAAAAGGAGAGAAAAATCATGAATCAAGAGATGGAAGAGTTCGTTCAAGCGGTCCATCGGACGGTCGTTCAGGATGGTATGGCAGACTATAAGGACATCTATGAAGAAGAAGTCGATCCAAACGTCAATGACTATACGGCCTGCATCGCGTTTTACCAACAGTCGAGCGAAGCGGATCAAAAACGAATGAGACAGATGATGGAACAGACAATCATCGATACGGTTTCCCATGTATTTGGCATCATCGATGGGACTTCAGGACTAAATGGATCTGCGCTTGAAGCGAAACTGGCACTTGTCCGAGTCGACGAAGCAGGAGATCCGGTCGAGACCGTAGAGACAGATGGTGCATTGCAAGATACGTTTTTAGGCTACATAGAAGATCGTGACTTGAACGCATTGTGAAGGAGGGAGCGGGAACAACTCATGATTCTACTGATAAAACAAAACGGCGCGGATATGCTCTACCAAACAATCTATACCGAGGGACGCATCATCGTGCAGCACGAAGGAATCGTTGGAGCATGGGTGAGAGAAGAAGACGTAAAACAGATGCGCGTTTCTCGCTTCAAACGATTAGGTGTACAAATTTTTCAGCTGATCGAGAAGTTTGAACGTCAAGGCTATCGCGAGCTGAACGAGACCGATTATACGGAACTGGTTGTCCAGTTTTCTTATGAAAAGGATCAGGAAGAAACAGCGCTCGAGCGACGTCACATGATGGAAGAAGTAATCAATGATGGTTTGCTTCATACGGGGAACGGCTACTGCGAAGGGGGAGATATTGGTAATGGTACGACGAATATCTTCTACCACGTCCTTGATATCGAGGCAGCCATTACACTAATTTTTGAAGAAATGAAAGCACGCGATGTACAAGACAAACCAAAAATTGCAGTACAAGAAGGAGCAGCATACACCGTTCGATACCCTGAAGGAGCGCCGTTCGATCTGATTGGTGAAGGCAAGCCATGGAGCTGGATTCCGATGACGCAAGCGGAGGATGAGAAGGTATGGCACGTCATTGATCAACAATTGCAATTCGCACCCAGTACGACAGTTTTCCCCTCATACCATGCCCCGAGTCCGTTCATTACATACGAAGTGGATTATGAAAAACGAGAAGAAATCGAGCAGGAGCTAAAGCGTATTCTGACCGAGCTGACTGTTGAAGGAGAACGCGTCATGGCGCTCGATTGGAATCATCAAGGGTATTGGATCGACCCAAGGCGTCCGTTTCTTCGAAATGAAGAAGGAGACTGGATGATTCCAGCAGTTCCAGATGGCGATTACTCCTTTTTCATCGCTCGTGATTTTCGCTGGGGATATCTCGGTCACCCGTGGGAGGGGAGCATCACGTTGTTTGGAGAAGATCTGATTTCTGCGTTCCAAAGAACAAAGATTTTTTCGAATGAAATCCGAAGAGGGTGAGTAAGATGAAAATGACCTTTCAACGAAACGACTGGATTGATCTGTTCCGAGAACTGCTGCCACACGACGATTGGAAAGACCTCGTCCGTCTTCAAGTGAGTCAGCACTCGTATCCGTTTGAAGTAAAGTTACTGGACCGACTACTCAAGCAGAATCCAAATATCGGTGATTTTTCGAATTGGACGGTTCGATCTCACATGATCATGACTGACGCCTCACAGCTTGAAAGATTTCTCGAACATCTTGTCATCGAACAGCAGGAAATAGCGACTGATGCAGAGGTGACGCTTATCATACAAAAACAAGGACAAGGAATCATCCGGGTCACAAACGATTGTGTCTCGATGTATGGAGTCGCATATGAAGAGCTCGATGATGCAGGGACAGAATATGAGAACTTTTTCGATGCGATTTTACCGCATGCTACGTTTCCGGTCGAGGTCGTCTTTTGTGGTCGGGATGTTTTAGAAAACGATGATTCGATTCACGTGATGACGTTGCACGATTCCAATTGGCAAGCGGTGTTGGAAGAACATTTACTGCATTTGCTGAATCGAAAGGAAATGACGTCAGGATTATTTTCGAAAGATGCACGTTCCGCGCAGCAAACGCTTGAGGACTTCATGTCTGAGTTCTCGTTATTGATGCCCTATAACTTCATCGTGACCCGCGATGCAACAGATCGATTTGGCATGCTCGATCACTTTTGTACGAATGGGAAAATTGCACATTTTGGAAATATCGGTGTAGTAAATAAATGATCGTAAACGCATAAGGAAGAAGAAAACGCTGGTCAACGGTGGCGTCGTTTTAGATGGTTTAACCTTGTACTTAGACAATGTCTGCGATGGCATGGATTTTTTCAACCATCATTTCGGAATAGAATTCATTCGACAGGTGGAGTTGACTAAAAATTTTATGAAGGATAGTTCATGAAGCATCTGGAATTGAAAGCTATAACTCATTTAAATATTGATGCTGAAATGAATGCAAAAACTCTTAAATCGTATCTCTCCAAATCTTTTAAGTTTAGAAAAATCTATGTATAAAGCAGAAACAGCCCTTGATTCTCATAAGTTGTTATTTATATAAACGCATTTGGCTTTTATATCTTAATAAAAATAAATCTATATATTCCTTTTGTAAGAATAATACTTTGAAATCATTTTAACATTAAGGAATATTCCATTACCTATAGGGTGATGTACAACATACTTACGACGATAGAAGAATTGTTGGGAAGGAGTAAAAAATGAAAAACGAAGTTACAACGATTCTCTTCGAGTATCTTGCAGGAGAAGGCGACATATTGAATGAACAAGCTATCACTATACAAGAAGCTGAGAAACAATTCTATGAAATCTTAATGAGTGGTAGCAACTTGGTATTAGCAGATGGGAACAGGTTAATAAATAGACGGAAACGATTATGGGGAGTCCTCAAAAAAAGGGTACGAAGAACTTCCTCATGGACTACAAGTAGACCTTCGATGGAATCGGGAAAAAGAACAGGTTGTTTTTCGTATTGTACTTCAGTGTCGTTATGGAACAGGAACAAAAAAACGTTATCCTTCGGATGAAGATTTAATCCGACATAGTCGGCTTTTAAGCTTGCCTTATCTTAATGAGGATGGATTCCAATATGAATCACAGTCAGAAGTTGAACATCCGGATACGTTAAAAAAACAAGTTGAACATGAGCCAAGTAAGAACATAGAGTTAGTTTTCATCCATAATATAGATGTTCGTACAAAGAATAAGAATAAAGAACTGACTCATATATTATACGAAGCAATTCAACGAATGATACCTAAATATGAAGCAATTCTAGAAACTGCTCCTGCTATAACTGAGGAGCAAGCACCAGCTTCAGTTGACCATGTTAAAGGAGGAGTAATAGTGCATCCTAAGAATATGATATTACAAGGTCCACCAGGAACGGGCAAAACCTATCATACGGTCTTATACGCCGTCGCCATCATTGAAGGGAAGTCTATTGATGAAATTCAGAAGGATGGATATCCGGAAGTAAAGAGAAGATACGCAAAATATCGAGACGAGAATCGAATCGCCTTTACGACATTCCACCAGTCATATGGATACGAAGAGTTTATCGAAGGCATCAAACCAGTCGTAGTAGCTGATCAGAACGAGATTGGGTTTAACATCGAGTCTGGTATTTTTAAGGAGTTTTGTGATCTTGCTGCTGACGGACGACGATTTGGTGGATATGACGTTTCAATTGATAGTGAGGCACGTATTTGGAAGGTTTCTCTTGGAGGATCAGGGGGTCATCCGCTCAAGAAAGTTTGCTTTGATAAAGATATCATGCGGATTGGGTGGGATCAATATGGAGAAGAGCCCTTCAAAAGTACGGTCTCCATGAATCCTTCTGAGCGAAGTGTTTTAACATATTTTTACGAAACGATGAAAATGGGCGATATTGTTCTATCATTGAAAGACGAACGGCATATTGATGGTATTGGAATTATTGAAGGGGAAGCCGAGTGGTTGGAAGATGAAGATCACTACAAACGTAGCCGGAAAGTAAACTGGCTTGCTAAACATATCTCACTTGATATACATGAGATGAATATGCGGAAAAATTTGACACGGAAGACCGTGTATCCTTTAGATCGTCTGTCTGTCTCGCAAGTAGAACGCATGCTTGAAAGTGAATACGGTATCTCGAATGTAAACGTTCAAAGC
This region of Exiguobacterium acetylicum DSM 20416 genomic DNA includes:
- a CDS encoding IS1182 family transposase, translating into MMPDLPNMPPSPYRALYDLLIPADDELRLIHDLVSFDFITELLADTYCHDNGRMAVHPVRMFKYLFLKAYSNLSDVDLVRRAKTDLAYKYFLDLAPEEDVINPSSLTKFRRQRMDNDELLDQLIAYTVRIAKEMGVLNSRTLIVDSTHSRARYGQKPIKQVVIEEAKRLRQACYQENDNTKGRFPEKVDEADIDQLLAYALAVAETVESEMPELISREHIRARVNRVRELTEDAHFELRVSRDKNARTGHKSADSSFFGYKHHLAMTEDGVITAVIVTSDEAADGIQLTSLVEKSHIAGAEFDYIVGDSAYSSRENLVSVASQGCKLVAPLNPRVFSVSTNRAEGFTYNKDANRYVCPAGHMAVRKSRTGKKNVGASQQETHFFDIVLCKCCPLREGCYKDGAKSKTYSVSLKSREHSDQLEYEQTDEFKTYRRKRYAIESKNNQLKNTYGLARNKTSDLKGMTLQSVMAIIAVNLKRIISLQKEKTD
- a CDS encoding suppressor of fused domain protein, with the translated sequence MNYIEHLEAHCGESTGHLEMEELQDHAIQLLQFQNAPFANANTVTSLGLLHHPLQFENGAIVHQEVMISVMQPDAESDLIELVYRLTLEALKTGHAYDLGEYLPMPDGLLSKYGFAALYVTIPFYFEESFQVYKGNAAFGEPEAALPVWFVPIFASEVAYIGQYGTEEFNEMMYETEMQLLNLKRHPLVGDDEAIEALNAKRQLFVLECEITDAFFKDEIQRPLVLNGPLAKAYHMSVESGEQGDTDQNETFLFDFLNHQNRFPIYATFFAFEEEDQDNKAFFTKHHMSFTSHVLSRQKQTNGWLRGKRTSTRESHYFTIKIEDTKMLELILEHACGAGMMNELFMFSYSDHLSIQQEVETTYRKTRVLEDRFVYPEDTTVVIVGHDGEMLYLLSNEEHFAYDLRTDWAKRLRQQLPSDTVIRQLNGELFADL
- a CDS encoding DUF2750 domain-containing protein; translated protein: MTYQSGLPGVTEERLQEVEAVLGFELPKELRNCYKRENKFNVGEWEFHPIKDEKYIKRTWDDLVRINLTDAEEYPEGFLRIAADGTGDELGYQLPDTETIVLWDHEEQELFPVAPTLNAFVEKEQQMEQSAEQAEDFLQTVLETGAVYGLSKLEQSGWAYCPSNQEETDVLLFFSTDAAAKALQTKEWANYHLIRLDLDLYMNGWLPNMINDGLYCGLNWGPELVGLELDPEDVLADLES
- a CDS encoding SMI1/KNR4 family protein yields the protein MKKLGTFTSHKGNLIVSDPAFLEPDIEYNVTIPVEQGSIWTVFYDEDEFESINLLYLTMNEETKMDPSDFEPLSDLVVVDSAQLVIMNTADYGRREAIDWEIRNTLEFDEEIDPFYIAISDEMMEDEIFLFPFGVAVQLMGDGHYEVLVRREDENVTGIAIVLGEHEAFEEHDDEEDVSLEDVEMPLIKKERHPSGSDDRFLANVLASMERFYGKDHKKLKYSILIEGQKVRHELCLYDRLPKIQSYRVSVESPCPEARIQAFETDHFAIPEWYKNILRVCNGVRFTEELNLYGIPLASWNGLSHEIQDNLSVSLDEYALTEFDAIRDKYFFFGSSFRQDEYYAVLKERPDEAVYCFDYRTLKLKPKATTFQDIVRDAWRACNLKALHKRM
- a CDS encoding DUF2691 family protein translates to MSLRGVSFEIPNEPGRVLLDILSAIEMKAYDWFLRNFDFPIQTMDGELYDSLEEFSIDRIATGHELAKWLRGTSNYLIFAELFAFQGGQTEEVGTTYEWFQESNCQIAILVYDCTYVDIYCKEKHVSEAFYENAMKRGYTGIEWVTDDNDPRTRLSVWAE